Proteins found in one uncultured Desulfuromonas sp. genomic segment:
- a CDS encoding DUF1656 domain-containing protein, whose product MEQVLDLYGVYLPTLTGLAVVAYLLNNALKRVLLRVNFYRLVWHPPLFNTAGYLIILWALSALTRIC is encoded by the coding sequence ATGGAACAGGTCTTGGATCTTTACGGTGTATATTTACCGACCCTCACCGGTTTGGCAGTGGTCGCCTATCTCCTCAACAACGCACTGAAGCGTGTGCTTTTACGTGTTAATTTTTATCGCCTGGTCTGGCATCCACCGCTGTTCAACACGGCCGGTTATTTGATTATTTTATGGGCGCTTTCCGCCCTGACAAGGATATGTTAA